A stretch of DNA from Kwoniella mangroviensis CBS 8507 chromosome 1 map unlocalized Ctg01, whole genome shotgun sequence:
ACGGATGAAGTGGGTCGTACGTCTGATGTAGATGGGTTAGACTGAGGCTGAGGTTTAAGCTGTTCGGGTAAACAGGAGGTAGCAGGGGCGTCAGTCGTTGTTGACATTTTGTGCTAGGTGAGTAATGGTCTCTAAGATGATGGGGATTGAGAATTTAAGTGGTCTGAGTTCGTTCACTTTGCTATCATGAAGGTTGTTCACCATTTCATATTATTGCTCTTATACGATTACTTTTTTTTTGAGTGTTTGGGTGGCAAACACACATCTCAGTTACGAGTATGACGCAGATATCCGGATCCTAATCAGTCGGCCGAATCTGAATAATATTCCTCCACTTTTCGAGTCCATCGTTTGTTCTACTGGTTCATTCATTCACCGATACGCAGATGTGGAAAACATACATGTCCTGGTCAGATAACCAAGATGATAGTAATAATGCATTTTAAAACTAAAAGCACACAAAGAGTATCCATCATCCGACGAATAACCCAAGATGATTTAACAATTTCTACTTTCTACATTCATTTACATCTCAGgcatctcctcatccatcaaactcttttctccctcctcctccatccacAAATCTGGACTTGCCGatcttttctcctctttctgaCGCGAATTTAACTTGATAGTTGATCTTCTACTTTCTATACCACTGTACCTCTCTGCTAAAATACTGATATCACTCTTAAGGCTCATCGTAGATATCGATCCCCTGAGTGATCTCTCTTCTGTATCAGACTCTGATAAttcatcatgttgatcaatAAGTATCTCAGGTTCACcccaatcttccaacatATCTTCTCTGGCAGGTATGGGTAATTCCCTCTTgcccttctttcctctggAAGTATCTCTAAACGAAGTGAAGAATTCCCTCGTGGGCGATAGATTATTGACGAACAATCCTCTGATAGGCGAATCGGGAGGGGAAGATAATCCCCAAGGGAAATTACCAATTTTGTTATTATTGCTTGACGAAGTGGACGATGCATTGGAACTGGTTCGTGTCAATCCGACTGTACCAGGAGTCAACATCTCCAAAGATAATGGTGTGATAGGTAAATGTGATtcggaagttgatgatgtggtggtggtggtggtgatggtcgAAATTTCAGATAATTGGGAATACCTATTCATACTCTTGTTatttgaatttgaatttgacTTTGACGATATAGTTGAAATTGTAGATAATCTTTTGATCTGAGTCGGCGTGACCATTTCATGTCCCAATTGAATTGTCGATCCTTCAGATTTCCTTCTAACCTCCTTTTTCCGAGGTGTAACAGGGGATTTACGTTCCCTTATCTCCCGCACGGTAgtgatccaatcttcttcctctgattcACTCCCACTCCAGCCCCTTCCCGAAGTAAGACCTAGTCCACTTCGAAGTGAGGATAGGGTACTGATGCTATTCGCGCTGACTGAGCGCATTGACCCTGGTCTAgatataggtgaagatgaggatgacgcAGAGAGAAGACGTGATTTAGGTGAGAGAATACGAGAGCTGAGAGCGACTTTGACAAGTGGAGAGGCGATATCTATGCAAGATACATTGTCAGTCAGCTGGATTTTTCGCATGAGAATGGTcggatgactcaccaagatcacTCTCCTCAGTGTCAGTCTCATTGATGTCATCTGCTCTGACAGATCTCCTCGCTCGTCTGGGTCGAGTGACTGTTCTTAGGATATCCTCAAGTTCAGGACTGGATGGACAAGCTTGGGGCAGGGGCGTCATAGTAGGCTGTTCAACGTCAACATGCGGGATATCGATTTGTAATATTGAAGGTAAAGTAGCGATGTTGGTGCTTGGAATTTCGACAAaaggtgaattgagggaGATCACCAATGGCTCGTTGGCATCACCTTGCCACTCAGCAGATTGGACAGCAGCAGGAACGGTGACTTCTGTGTTCAATGTCAATTcaatcactttctcttctactGAAGTTTCCACTTGAGGTACAATCTCCTGTTCAGTTCCAGTATCATCTTGAACAGACACATTCTCTACTTTCCTATCGGGTGGGATGGGGAAAGCCATTATAGCGCTAAAAGTAGATTCCGATCGAATATGACCTTTATATTGTGTAAACATCACATCACTCTTCTCATTTGGATATTCGGCACGATCTAATTGTTCTGGGTTTGATGTCTTCGCGATGATCCCTTCGTCATATTTATCTTCTACCTTGGCACCAAGATCCTCTGCTTCTTGATGCTCCACCTCCGGTGGTATCAATATCTCCTCAGCCAACTTGGTACCTCTCCTCGACACGGTTGACATGCTACCTGATACCCTTATAGGACCGGATCGAGGTGAAAGACCAAGTTCTGGATCTTGCCATTCACCTCTATTTATGTGTGGCATATGTTCATCTATCGCTCCGCTTTGCTTTCTTCGGGTAGGCAACAAAGTTGAATACGCTAGAGCACTGGCTTTAGAGGGAAGCTGGAAACATATCGACGTGTTCGTTTGGGACGATTGTTCATTCTcagaagttgatgatcttaACGAAGAAGGGGTACTGGTATAACCATTCTCTAccatcgatgaagaaggtgcaTAACTTGATTTTCTCGATTCTGCACCAGAGCCGATAATCCTAGCTTCTAACGAAAATTGACTTGATTGTCTCGATTGTCCACCCACAGACCCAGCTGAACCtaatgatgatctttccaAAGTGTCCTTCAAAGTAGAATGGGTATTGACCGATTGGGAATCCACAGAATGGATCGAATCTGTATCTGTGGTTTTGATCCTACTGAGATTAGTCATATGATCCTGATTTGACCAAACACTTGAGTTTGTCGATTCTAAACTCAACCTTGATAATCTTTTGGATATTTTCGGATAAGGTAATATCTGAGGTTTGAATCCTAattcatccctcatctctagctcaaactcatcttccagctgatcaagatcaagattcaaatcaacatcaaaggTATTTGCTAAACTCTGTTTTCTAGATCCAATATCAATTTCAGAGGTGATATCCAGATCCGAACCAGgaccagaaccagaaccagaaccaaaAGATGACGTTGTCCAATTAAACGGATCGGAATTGATCGAAGAACTAATAGATGCCATTGAAGATCTCTTGCCACCAAGCGAGTTACTCCTACCAGTACTATTCACCGAAGGTCTACGGTGTCCATGAAGTGAACTCGAAGCTTGCATGAGATCTTGACGTAGACCGTCAATTGACGATTCCCTCCTCAGATTTTTCAACGAGGTAGATCGGGAGACGATTGATGTCTGACTGAGATTTGGGGTAGGTTGGAGTTGTTGATCGGAGAATCGGACTCGGCTACTTCGTCTTCTTACGCCGTTAGTGCTGGCAGTAGcgggagaaggaagttgaatggGAGGGCCGAAATCCGTATTCTGGGAGATCATTGGTGCGGGTGGAAGCGGCAGGGACGGGGCGGAGGAGGATGGGACGTTGACTTTCTGGGTGAATTGCGGTGAAGAAGGCGCAGGcggctgatatgatgatggaggtgggaGAGTAGAAGATTTACGcaagattgatgaaggtCGATTATGTGAGACAGAACGCGAAGATGAAGCCTGataaatccatcaaagtCAGTGATTTCGTATCTGGTTGACTACACAATGacaatttgactcaccacaGGTTCTTCAGCCTTAGCGTTGTTCACTCTCCTACTTTCTCTCTTAGCCAACTTGTATTTCGccctctcttcttgttcagcttTTAACAGCTCCATCTTAGCTATAAACATCCGCTCTCGAGGAGTCGTATATACTCCAGCAGACATTTTGAAGTGATGCGTTTTATAGTGTAGGGAGAAGTTTGGGGAAAAAGTTTCGAATCGTTCGACTCCCTTGTTATTTGAAGTTCTCGATTCTGATATTCGATATATCTGTTTTAGTTCAGGTCACTACGTTCTCTTTCTTAGATTCATTCTTTTAGCTGTACCTTGTCAACGAAGCAATGGTTCACTACTCTCGCTGACCGAGACAACCACTGTATAATGATCGCTTTGACCTTGTTTTCCGAATCTACTAGTTAAAGCTCACAGATCGCTTGAATTTGAGATAGCGTCTCACAGATCTCCAGACAGTTGCGCtaagatgagattgattgatgatattgatttcGGGCCAGGGAGAGAGGGACGAGGGTGATTGAACTTTGAAGTTTATCGGGGTTGTTGATGGGGTGATGGGGTGATGGGAGTGATATTATCATTAAACTGTTGATCGATCACGCCCTCGGTTCAATCCTTATGGTAGATATCAAGCGTAGTTTCTATCTAGATAGCTGAAACGTCTGATCTCTTCATCGGATAGGCTCGGTACTTCGGCTAGAGGAAGTGGAGTAGACTGTTGAAGAGACAATGTCGAATGAGCTGAATGAGCTGGTCATGCAACGATCAGCATATCGACATGATGACTACAGCTTTCATGGATGGTATGGGATAGCGTGCACCTAGATAGTAGCGctcattcctcctcctcttgttTTCGTGTCTCGATGTTACTTATCATCCTGTTCCAGGGGAAAGGAAAAACTGTCCAGTAACCTGAAAcatatctccatctctcatcaaGCACAAGCTTGGGCGCACATAACAAAAAAGGtaccatcatcccatacatGTTTCATTCCGCAcggatcatccatccaaatGTACTCAATCTGAGCTTGGATCACTTTGATCCGTCCTCCGGCTCTTGCATCAGAGCAGAAAGCAGGAAGAGACGACTCACATTCTTAGATTGACACCATCTTTTGACCCATATGGTATCGCATATGTCCTACTCTGTATTCTGCAGGTTATTCTTACAATAGTTGGGAGATCCGATTAAGTTGATCTATAGTGCGAAGGTGAAACACGAAGAACAAGGGGTGGGAATGATACCGTCCAGCGGGTTATATCTGTTGAGAGAAGTAATCGTCGGGACAGTTGAGAAgcagacgatgatgatagcaagatcaaatcaattgATTCGCTCAGCAATGTATTTGAACTTGTCAACGATTTTGCATTTGTACTGTATAGTAACGATACTCCACATATTTTGAAGGAAATCATGATTAATACCCAAATCAGGTCCAACGGTATGCGGGTGTTTAGCCACATGCTTAAGCCCCTCTAATCTACCGCTATCCAAGAGCGACATTCCTCGTCCTGGGTCTTTTCCTATGAAAATCTCACTATGCGAGCATCCTCAGTACCAGATAATCAATCGTATTTTCTCctttgtttttgttgttgcttgttgtcgttgttgttgttgtccGAACAGAGTAAAAAATCAAGATCGAAAGTCGAATCGGGATGTGCCTGAAAGAACAGACAATTCAAACAAGGGGGAAAACCCCAGAGACGGATTGGTGAGGGTCAGGGTTGATAGCGTAATGGGTTACAGACAACAGTCGCCGAATTAGGTAATCAATCCCAATTAATAAATGATCGTCACTCTCTGGCACGTGGCCGACCGATGTCTACACCACGTCTTTGTCCAGTGCGTCCACATCCATGGAATCTTGAGCGGGGAAAGTGATTAGCACAGTAGATCGATCGCACACCGGATTGTGCACTGCAGATGGCAATCTTACAGATGCTCAAAGTGTATGCCATGGTTGTGTAGGAACACTCACCCGTATCTGAAAGCTGTGAAGACAAGTAAGACGACGCTCATCCTGTATAGCACTCCCTAGTACTGCTTTTCATCTGGAATTGTAACGTGCCTCCACTTTTCGACGCATTCCAGTCCAATTTGCGTCCGAAAGTCGATCTTTCGGTGCACGTACTACCACCACAGTTGATTCAGCATATTACCTTTATATCTTCCTGTAAGATGGGTCGAATGACTAATCACTTATTCATTGAAACACCGTTTATACCTACGTCTTGCCGCCCCACACTCCAACGTAGCCACCTTCAAGCTCTTATAATAACAGGCAGGATTCGGATCAAAGAGACTTTTACCagccaacaacaacaacctaTAACATCAGGAGGGGGGGTCCTTTGGGTAGCGATACATTCCAGGAGCTCGCTTGTTCAACTCATCCTTTCGAGCTTAAACCTCGCTTACAAATAAATCAAAGTGGATAAGAGAATAACACAAACGCTAGATCGATAGATAGTATTGTGGGGCCTGTCTGACTGGCATCCAAGCGAGGTGGGGAGAGGGGAAGATCACTTGATTGCCAAGGGGGGGAAGATCATCGGAGTGCAGAGGATACAGGATATAACAGTATCACCGGTCAAGCTATCTCACATTTTATCCTTCCTCATCGCATGAAGAGGTACTATCGCAAAAACGTCAATGCTGCCACCGCCTTTCCCGCCTACTAAGAGGCAATCGCCCACAAATACTTGTACCCCTTCGAGCGTTACCGCTCCTTCCTCGACTTCGGTACAGTATGACGATGCTCAGCTCAAAGAATTGTTCAAAGAATTTGAGGATTACAAATTTACCGAAGATCCGATGTTTAATGTGAGTACTGtgatgatctcatctcaGAGTCTATGGTCGGCGATGTCTGACTATAATTTATCAGGCTGGGTTACCGACTGTCTTCGACGCAatcaaaggaaagaagatgtcaCCTGGACTGATTGATAAGACAATAGCAGAAGCTCAATGGTTCTACTTTACTACCAGGTTGGTCCAGAAGCTCATCCATgacctctctttcttcttttccatcgATCACCATGTATCTTAACCACTTAGTCGACTAGGCACACACTAACTTTCGTTCCCTCCACCTTAGGATCAAGCACATCTCCATCCCATTCTCAACATACACCTCATACGTCCATCGACCCTCTCAAGTCCTACcgaaaccatcttcacctccttccgGAACCCAGGATGAAACGCAGACTCGACCTTCCGACTCCTCCTCGCTATCAAGAATGGATCATCTAACAGAAGCGATGCGAATGATGGAAACGAAAGGAACAGAAGGACAAACAGGTCTGACTTTTGATAAGCTTTgtgaattgatcaaggaaGGTAAAGCTGGGGAATTGCAGGGGAAGGACATACCTGATGAGTTGAACGTGAGCTACATTCTTCTCTTACTTTGAAAGCTGACTGACGTACTATGTTGCATTTTAGCCCTTACCgccttccacttccactctTCCGACTCGTCTCAAACCATGGCAAATATCTAATCAAGCTAGTCCAGCATCTGCCAACTTCCACCAGCCGGCGCAGTCCCCAATCAGTACCTATCATGATACCAGCTATGATGTCAACAACTCGATTTTCGGCTCCGAGCCTTACCATGGAGCTACAACAGATTTCCCTATGTTGTCTCAACCGACGGAAATAAACGCAGGAAATACACTCAATGCAGCTGCAAACGCATCATTCATGTATCCCCAAGGACCCACCAATGGCTTATCGCCGCAAGTTGGTAGTCCGCTATCACAAGGAATCGAGAGTAATTTTCCATCTGCAGGTGGTCACAATCAGAACATAGGCTCAGACTCggatcaaatccaaaatcaagTAAACGCTCAATACCTTTCTCAactcaatcaatcaaataTACCTGAACATGTGGGATTCACACCAGGATTCGAATATATCGATTGGGCAGCTCACGATGATTCTACCTCAATACCGAATCAACAACACTTTCAATCGATTAACAGTAATAACACGAATATGGATATGCATGGTCCACCTGTTGTGTTTGGGTATAAtcaggaagacgaggatCAGAACATGGATGAACGGGATGTCAAGGTCGAACCTCATTCTGACTTCGGTCGGTGAGATTGCTAGGAAGGCATCGGAAGACAAGAGAAGCATTGGAGGAAAAGGTATACCAGGAATCATATTAACGCTCAACTCATCGCGCTATTTCATCTCAAAGCAAGTTTCAATGTATGAAGGATGTCAAGTTATATAGATTGACCATACGTATCCAGTTGTACATATCGATTTTGTCTTATAGCATATATTGAATCTTTTCCCATCCATACTGCACTGTACATCTGTGTAAGTGTATGATGTATTTGTGTATTTGTGACACCCCTTTAAGCGATGACTCGTGGACTGATGATGCCCGGCCATATGGTGGTCCGTGCACTTGGGActcgatctcatctactCGAATGCAAAAAAGTCTGGAAGTGACACACTACTATATCTCATCGATCGACCATCTATAATCGTATATCCTCCCCTTCTCTTTGTGACCCGTCCTTGATCTTTCACTACAGTACAAAACAATACAAGACAGGACAAGATGTCTGAGCATCTGAAAAGAGTATTcgcagagaagaaagaacaggtgagtcaccACATCTCATAACTGATATAGTACAGACTGTTTgattcgatattgatatatgCGATTGCCTTGATGAAATAGGATCAACCGTATGTTCATGAGGTTACTTGATTAGAAAGAGAAAACTCGGCTGATTCATACCTATTTTTTTTCCCTCATCAGTGCATTCGTCACTTTCCTGACTGCAGGATTCCCAACTCGAGATGCCACCGTATCACTCATGATGGCTTTGGAAGCTGGAGGAGCGGATATAATTGAATTAGGTGTACCATTCAGTGATCCTATCGCGGATGGACCGACTATCCAGAGAGCCAATACCGTGAGTGATGTCGTCGACCGGCGCATTCCAATACAATTGTAGTATTCAACCAGATATAACACCTCGAGTAATATGGGTTGAAGACTTGggaatgatcttgattcaGAGTGTTTCAGCTGACTGGTATATCGTTTTGCATATGATAGATTGCCATCGAAAACAATGTCCATTACTCTGATTGCTTAGAATACGTTAGACAAGCCAGGAAATCAGGATTGAAGGTTCCCGTCATTTTCATGGGTATGTGCGATATTTACACCGCATAAAAATATACTATAATGTGCATACTGATACTTAGGGCAAATTAGGCTACTACAACCCCCTTATTGCTTACGGTGAAGAATTAGCTGTGAAGGATGCTCGAGAAGCAGGCGCAAATGGATATATCATCGTGGATCTCCCACCGGAGGAAGCTATCAAGTTCAGGAATATATGTCAAGAAAACAGGTGAGCTTTTCGATTATTTCTATTGAAACCAGGTCGTGCAACAGGTGATTGATCTGGTCGCTTTTATCAGCATGTCATACGTTCCCCTCATCGCTCCTTCCACAAGTATCGACCGAGTGAAATTCTTGACTTCTATTGCCGATTCCTTCATTTACGTTGTTTCCAAGGTGTGTAGGATTTCAAATTTCATGAACTAATATATCAGACAAACTTGTTGGCTGACTGTTTGATGGACTATGTAGATGGGTGTTACAGGTTCTTCAGCCGGAGTAGCCATCTCAGCCTCCCTTCCCGAACTGGTAGCTAGAATCAGGGCCTTCACACCGGTCCCATTGGCAGTAGGATTTGGAGTAGACAACCGAACACATTTCGAATTCGTTACTTCTGCTGGATCGGACGCCGTGGTGGTCGGTTCAAAAATCATCAAATTGGTATTGGACAATCCCGACATTGAAAAAGCCAGTAAAGAAGTTGAGTATTTCTGTAGGGAAATCACATTACATGGTCAAAATCCTCCTCCATTAGGTAGGGCAAATGGTGTAGCCCAAAATGGAACTGCAAAGGTAGAACCTGTtttacctatacctgaaGGAGAAGTTGCCAAACCTGAATTACAAGTCGATCAACCTGGAAAATTACCTTCTCGATTCGGTTTATTCGGTGGTGCCTATGTGCCGGAATCGTTAGTTGATTGTTTGAGTGAATTGGAAGCTGCTCATGcggaagctatcaaagatcCTGAATTTTGGAAAGAATTCGAAGATATGTTTGGATATATTAATAGACCTTCTCAGTTGTACTATGCTGAGAGGTTGACGGAGGAGATGGGAGGTGCTAAGATTTGGTTGAAGTGGGTGCAGTCACAATCCATATCACTGTCAGAAGGCGGTGTTGACATCGACGACTCATTCTTTGCAGACGAGAAGACTTGAATCACACTGGATCACATAAAATCAACAATGCTGTCGGTCAGGTATGTCGGCTTCCGTTACGACTGATGACGCAAATGCTGATCCCCTTATCATATAGATCCTTCTCGCAAAACGATTGGGTAAAACTCGAATTATTGCTGAGACTGGTGCGGGACAACATGGTGTGGCCACTGCTACTGTCTGTGCCAAATTTGGTTTGCAATGTGATGTCTATATGGGTGCGGAGGATGTGAGAAGACAGGAGTTGAACGTGTTTAGAATCAAGATGTTGGGTGGTAATGTGAGTGGATCTTGTTTCTTAGCGGTAACAGCAATGGTGTGTCCCTGTGATCGTCGCTCATATCCATGCACGAATCTACAGGTTATCCCCGTCACAGCTGGATCACAAACATTGAAAGATGCAGTCAATGAGGCCATGCGAGAATGGGTTACTCGACTTGAAGATACTCATTACCTCATTGGTTCAGCTATCGGTCCTCATCCTTTCCCTACCATCGTGAGAGACTTCCAGAGGGTCATTGGAAGAGAAATCAAGTCGCAAATGCAAGAGAAAGCTGGTAAATTGCCTGATGCCGTCGTAGCTTgtgttggtggtggatcCAACGCTATTGGTACTTTCTATGATTTCATTGGGGATGAGAGCGTTAGATTGGTCGGTGTTGAGGCTGGTGgacatggtgagtgatataaTCTATATCAAGCTTGCAATCACTGATTGTTTGGTGCGCAACAATAGGTGTTGACACCGACTTACACTCTGCTACACTCACCAAGGGAGTTATCGGTGTGGTCCACGGTGCTTCGTCGTATATCATCCAAAGTAAAGAAGGTCAATTGGTACCTACACATAGTATCAGTGCTGGTGAGTTATCCATATGATTCTGCAAAATATGGGATGGATTACTGATATTGAGATGTCAGGTCTTGATTATAACTCTGTCGGGCCCGAACATTCCCACTTGAAATACACCGGTCGAGCTGAGTATATCGTCGCTGACGATACTCAAGCATTGAAAGCTTTCAAGATGGTTACTCAGCTCGAAGGTATCATTCCCGCTCTGGAATCTAGTCATGGTCTCTGGGGTGGTATGCAGTTGGCCAAGACTTTACCGAAAGACAAGGACGTGGTCAT
This window harbors:
- a CDS encoding tryptophan synthase, beta subunit — encoded protein: MSEHLKRVFAEKKEQDQPAFVTFLTAGFPTRDATVSLMMALEAGGADIIELGVPFSDPIADGPTIQRANTIAIENNVHYSDCLEYVRQARKSGLKVPVIFMGYYNPLIAYGEELAVKDAREAGANGYIIVDLPPEEAIKFRNICQENSMSYVPLIAPSTSIDRVKFLTSIADSFIYVVSKMGVTGSSAGVAISASLPELVARIRAFTPVPLAVGFGVDNRTHFEFVTSAGSDAVVVGSKIIKLVLDNPDIEKASKEVEYFCREITLHGQNPPPLGRANGVAQNGTAKVEPVLPIPEGEVAKPELQVDQPGKLPSRFGLFGGAYVPESLVDCLSELEAAHAEAIKDPEFWKEFEDMFGYINRPSQLYYAERLTEEMGGAKIWLKREDLNHTGSHKINNAVGQILLAKRLGKTRIIAETGAGQHGVATATVCAKFGLQCDVYMGAEDVRRQELNVFRIKMLGGNVIPVTAGSQTLKDAVNEAMREWVTRLEDTHYLIGSAIGPHPFPTIVRDFQRVIGREIKSQMQEKAGKLPDAVVACVGGGSNAIGTFYDFIGDESVRLVGVEAGGHGVDTDLHSATLTKGVIGVVHGASSYIIQSKEGQLVPTHSISAGLDYNSVGPEHSHLKYTGRAEYIVADDTQALKAFKMVTQLEGIIPALESSHGLWGGMQLAKTLPKDKDVVICLSGNGAKDVAEVLLTLKDKKWADKLDWHVAQ